A segment of the Pseudomonas serboccidentalis genome:
GCCAATGAAGTCGCGGAAGTATTCCGAGACCTTCTTGCCGTTCTTGCCCTTGATGAACGAAATGTACTGCTTGGACTGCTTGTTGTTCTGCCACTCGGACACGTTGATCCGCGCCGCCAGGTGCAGTTGGCCGAGGTCGAGGTGGCGCGACGGGGTCACGTCCAGCTCGTCGGTCACCGCCACGCCTTCGCTGTGGTGCAGCAGGGCGATCGCCAGGTAATCGGTCATGCCTTGCTGGTAGTGGGCGAACAGCACGTGGCCGCCGACTGACAGGTTCGACTCTTCCATCAGCTTCTGCAGGTGCTCGACCGCGACTTTGCTGAACGCCGCGAAGTCCTTGCCGCCGTCCATGTATTCCTTCAGCCAGCCGCTGAACGGGAACGCACCGGATTCCGGATGGAACAGGCCCCAGGCTTTGCCCTGTTTGGCGTTATAGCTCTCGTTGAGGTCGGCGAGCATGTTCTCGATGGCCGCGGACTCAGCCAGTTCAGAGTCACGGGCGTGCAGAACTGCGGGCGTGCCGTCGGGTTTTTTGTCGATCAGGTGGACGATGCAATGACGGATCGGCATGGGCTTCTCGGCTGTTGGAAGGGAGGAGGGCAGACTCCCCCGAAAAAGCGCCCAGTGTACCCGATTCTCCACCTGGGACGATGCAACCGTCCCCCTGTCGCGCTGCCGAAGGCTGCGATCTTTTGATCTGGCTTTTAAAAAATCAACGTCAAAAGATCGCAGCCTTCGGCAGCTCCTGCATGATTAGGATGCAGCAGAAAATTGTGGCCGGCGGCCGCGTAAACAGGGGGTGGAAGGGCAAATCCGGGGCAAACGCCCGGCCTT
Coding sequences within it:
- the yejK gene encoding nucleoid-associated protein YejK, which encodes MPIRHCIVHLIDKKPDGTPAVLHARDSELAESAAIENMLADLNESYNAKQGKAWGLFHPESGAFPFSGWLKEYMDGGKDFAAFSKVAVEHLQKLMEESNLSVGGHVLFAHYQQGMTDYLAIALLHHSEGVAVTDELDVTPSRHLDLGQLHLAARINVSEWQNNKQSKQYISFIKGKNGKKVSEYFRDFIGCQEGVDGPGETRTLLKAFSDFVESEDLPEDSAREKTKTLVDYASSQAKLGEPMGLEELSELIDEERPKAFYDHIRNKDYGLSPEIPADKRTLNQFRRFTGRAEGLSISFEAHLLGSKIEYDEEAGTLIIKGLPTSLTDQLKRRN